The following proteins are encoded in a genomic region of Takifugu flavidus isolate HTHZ2018 chromosome 3, ASM371156v2, whole genome shotgun sequence:
- the LOC130522921 gene encoding fidgetin-like isoform X2, whose protein sequence is MISSSSSSVYGLKMQWTPEQSQWAEQHFDISSTTRSPAHKAEAYRSVPGHLQRSASYQYAWANDDISALTASNLLKKYAEKYSGILEMPASYTEAPGVPGVMNGRKGDSEPWQDGVYPMSCIPEGVSVRKGGVAAASEVVSGLCSSPGLASSTLSEPSYSSSSCGSHTATALHSSSMPSQEYGSAYSSSYLHGSYSSQPGPTPAIPSPLHSSGLLQPPPPAHPTLVPAYNGGSPNLSSYNYPAAGYPAQSSVGPGYSPGGAPPPSSYLPSGIAAPTPLPPSSALPGYPYQSHNLTPIAPTPLTSSSSNSLKRKAFYMTGQSEIDSAYGNFGYGQARSSSESPMYRIADSSSSNGASNSNGAAGFDRAAEKSSLPFNSQKQATMPSEQQQRKFGSQAAGGTLTPPAYVSSTLGGSRSADSLVNFASPSLGEQGTDDHRLHLSHSAPGTTSSSAGSSSRPAEEQLKTSDPHLLDMVTSEIVQQGPPVDWSDIAGLELAKVTLKEDVLWPILRPDMFSSLGPAPRCVLLFGPRGSGRTLLGRCLASQLGAPFLQLSGSTLATKWLADGEKIIRASFLVARCRQPSVLFISEVDMLLSAHISEESPINRLKGELLAQLDSLLMGSGEDAGNQVLVVCSTSRPQDMDEGLRRYFSRRVLVPLPDTAARHQIMNQLLAQSQHKYCLSEEELALLVQRTEGFSGLDLARFCQEALVSLLHVSAQGMDMTGMLPRGQVRPLTYQDFESVFCKFQVSISQKEIDTYAEWNKMFGCSQ, encoded by the coding sequence GCTTAAAGATGCAGTGGACCCCCGAGCAAAGCCAGTGGGCCGAACAGCACTTTGACATATCCTCAACCACACGCTCTCCGGCCCATAAGGCTGAAGCCTACCGTTCGGTGCCGGGCCACCTACAGCGCTCAGCCTCCTACCAGTACGCTTGGGCCAATGACGACATCTCAGCCCTCACGGCTTCAAACCTGCTTAAGAAGTATGCTGAGAAGTATTCTGGCATCCTGGAGATGCCGGCCTCCTACACTGAGGCCCCTGGGGTCCCAGGAGTTATGAATGGCCGGAAAGGTGATTCGGAACCCTGGCAAGATGGCGTCTATCCTATGAGCTGCATTCCAGAGGGAGTTTCTGTCAGGAAAGGGGGTGTGGCGGCAGCATCAGAGGTGGTGTCAGGCCTGTGCAGCTCCCCGGGGCTGGCCTCCAGTACCCTAAGTGAGCCCAGctactccagcagcagctgtgggagcCACACCGCCACCGCCCTACACTCCTCCTCCATGCCCTCTCAGGAATACGGTAGTGCATATAGCAGCTCCTACCTGCACGGAAGCTATAGCTCCCAGCCAGGCCCCACCCCAGCAATTCCCTCCCCGCTACACAGCTCCGGGCTCCTTCAGCCACCACCTCCTGCTCACCCCACTTTAGTTCCAGCTTACAATGGAGGCTCCCCCAATTTGTCTAGTTATAACTACCCCGCAGCAGGCTACcctgctcagagctcagtcggGCCAGGGTATAGCCCTGGGGGTGCACCCCCGCCTTCCTCTTACCTGCCCTCAGGCATTGCTGCACCCACACCCCTTCCGCCTTCTTCTGCTTTACCCGGATATCCATATCAGAGCCACAACCTGACCCCAATCGCCCCCACACCtctcaccagcagctcctcaaaCTCGCTCAAGAGGAAAGCCTTCTACATGACTGGCCAAAGTGAGATCGACTCCGCGTATGGCAACTTTGGCTACGGCCAGGCCCGGAGCTCATCCGAGAGCCCCATGTACAGGatagcagacagcagcagctccaacggAGCCTCCAACAGCAATGGCGCTGCTGGATTtgacagagctgctgaaaaGTCCTCTTTGCCTTTTAATTCGCAGAAACAGGCCACGATgccatcagagcagcagcagaggaagttcGGCAGTCAGGCAGCAGGTGGGACACTCACACCACCAGCCTACGTCTCCTCCACCCTCGGTGGTTCCCGCTCAGCAGACTCTCTGGTAAACTTCGCCTCCCCTTCTCTGGGCGAGCAAGGCACCGATGATCACCGTCTACacctctcccactctgctccGGGAACTACGTCCTCATCCGCTGGTTCCTCCTCTCGGCCCGCCGAGGAGCAGCTAAAGACGAGCGACCCTCACCTCCTCGACATGGTTACTTCTGAAATAGTTCAGCAGGGTCCTCCAGTGGATTGGAGTGACATAGCGGGACTAGAACTGGCCAAGGTGACCCTGAAGGAAGATGTGCTCTGGCCCATTCTGCGACCGGACATGTTTAGCAGTTTGGGACCAGCCCCACGTTGCGTGCTGCTGTTCGGACCGAGAGGCAGCGGCAGGACTTTGCTTGGCCGCTGCCTGGCCAGCCAGCTGGGTGCACCGTTCCTCCAACTCAGCGGCTCCACATTGGCCACCAAGTGGCTCGCAGATGGAGAAAAAATAATTAGAGCGTCTTTCCTGGTGGCACGATGCCGACAGCCCTCCGTGCTATTCATCAGCGAAGTGGACATGTTGCTGTCGGCCCACATCAGTGAAGAGAGTCCAATCAATCGGCTCAAGGGGGAGCTGCTTGCCCAGTTGGACTCGCTTCTGATGGGCTCAGGAGAAGACGCGGGCAACCAAGTTTTGGTGGTTTGCTCTACAAGCAGACCGCAGGACATGGACGAAGGGCTGCGGAGGTACTTTTCTCGGAGGGTTCTGGTGCCTCTGCCAGACACCGCAGCCCGACACCAGATCATGAACCAGCTCCTGGCTCAATCTCAGCACAAATACTGCCTGAGCGAGGAGGAGCTGGCGCTGCTGGTCCAGCGCACCGAGGGCTTCTCTGGACTGGACCTGGCCAGATTCTGCCAGGAGGCCCTTGTTAGTCTCCTGCATGTATCTGCACAGGGCATGGACATGACTGGTATGTTGCCCAGGGGACAAGTCAGGCCCCTCACCTACCAGGACTTTGAGAGTGTCTTTTGTAAATTCCAAGTCAGTATATCGCAGAAAGAGATTGACACGTATGCCGAGTGGAACAAAATGTTCGGCTGCAGCCAATGA
- the LOC130522921 gene encoding fidgetin-like isoform X1 — translation MHEMISSSSSSVYGLKMQWTPEQSQWAEQHFDISSTTRSPAHKAEAYRSVPGHLQRSASYQYAWANDDISALTASNLLKKYAEKYSGILEMPASYTEAPGVPGVMNGRKGDSEPWQDGVYPMSCIPEGVSVRKGGVAAASEVVSGLCSSPGLASSTLSEPSYSSSSCGSHTATALHSSSMPSQEYGSAYSSSYLHGSYSSQPGPTPAIPSPLHSSGLLQPPPPAHPTLVPAYNGGSPNLSSYNYPAAGYPAQSSVGPGYSPGGAPPPSSYLPSGIAAPTPLPPSSALPGYPYQSHNLTPIAPTPLTSSSSNSLKRKAFYMTGQSEIDSAYGNFGYGQARSSSESPMYRIADSSSSNGASNSNGAAGFDRAAEKSSLPFNSQKQATMPSEQQQRKFGSQAAGGTLTPPAYVSSTLGGSRSADSLVNFASPSLGEQGTDDHRLHLSHSAPGTTSSSAGSSSRPAEEQLKTSDPHLLDMVTSEIVQQGPPVDWSDIAGLELAKVTLKEDVLWPILRPDMFSSLGPAPRCVLLFGPRGSGRTLLGRCLASQLGAPFLQLSGSTLATKWLADGEKIIRASFLVARCRQPSVLFISEVDMLLSAHISEESPINRLKGELLAQLDSLLMGSGEDAGNQVLVVCSTSRPQDMDEGLRRYFSRRVLVPLPDTAARHQIMNQLLAQSQHKYCLSEEELALLVQRTEGFSGLDLARFCQEALVSLLHVSAQGMDMTGMLPRGQVRPLTYQDFESVFCKFQVSISQKEIDTYAEWNKMFGCSQ, via the coding sequence GCTTAAAGATGCAGTGGACCCCCGAGCAAAGCCAGTGGGCCGAACAGCACTTTGACATATCCTCAACCACACGCTCTCCGGCCCATAAGGCTGAAGCCTACCGTTCGGTGCCGGGCCACCTACAGCGCTCAGCCTCCTACCAGTACGCTTGGGCCAATGACGACATCTCAGCCCTCACGGCTTCAAACCTGCTTAAGAAGTATGCTGAGAAGTATTCTGGCATCCTGGAGATGCCGGCCTCCTACACTGAGGCCCCTGGGGTCCCAGGAGTTATGAATGGCCGGAAAGGTGATTCGGAACCCTGGCAAGATGGCGTCTATCCTATGAGCTGCATTCCAGAGGGAGTTTCTGTCAGGAAAGGGGGTGTGGCGGCAGCATCAGAGGTGGTGTCAGGCCTGTGCAGCTCCCCGGGGCTGGCCTCCAGTACCCTAAGTGAGCCCAGctactccagcagcagctgtgggagcCACACCGCCACCGCCCTACACTCCTCCTCCATGCCCTCTCAGGAATACGGTAGTGCATATAGCAGCTCCTACCTGCACGGAAGCTATAGCTCCCAGCCAGGCCCCACCCCAGCAATTCCCTCCCCGCTACACAGCTCCGGGCTCCTTCAGCCACCACCTCCTGCTCACCCCACTTTAGTTCCAGCTTACAATGGAGGCTCCCCCAATTTGTCTAGTTATAACTACCCCGCAGCAGGCTACcctgctcagagctcagtcggGCCAGGGTATAGCCCTGGGGGTGCACCCCCGCCTTCCTCTTACCTGCCCTCAGGCATTGCTGCACCCACACCCCTTCCGCCTTCTTCTGCTTTACCCGGATATCCATATCAGAGCCACAACCTGACCCCAATCGCCCCCACACCtctcaccagcagctcctcaaaCTCGCTCAAGAGGAAAGCCTTCTACATGACTGGCCAAAGTGAGATCGACTCCGCGTATGGCAACTTTGGCTACGGCCAGGCCCGGAGCTCATCCGAGAGCCCCATGTACAGGatagcagacagcagcagctccaacggAGCCTCCAACAGCAATGGCGCTGCTGGATTtgacagagctgctgaaaaGTCCTCTTTGCCTTTTAATTCGCAGAAACAGGCCACGATgccatcagagcagcagcagaggaagttcGGCAGTCAGGCAGCAGGTGGGACACTCACACCACCAGCCTACGTCTCCTCCACCCTCGGTGGTTCCCGCTCAGCAGACTCTCTGGTAAACTTCGCCTCCCCTTCTCTGGGCGAGCAAGGCACCGATGATCACCGTCTACacctctcccactctgctccGGGAACTACGTCCTCATCCGCTGGTTCCTCCTCTCGGCCCGCCGAGGAGCAGCTAAAGACGAGCGACCCTCACCTCCTCGACATGGTTACTTCTGAAATAGTTCAGCAGGGTCCTCCAGTGGATTGGAGTGACATAGCGGGACTAGAACTGGCCAAGGTGACCCTGAAGGAAGATGTGCTCTGGCCCATTCTGCGACCGGACATGTTTAGCAGTTTGGGACCAGCCCCACGTTGCGTGCTGCTGTTCGGACCGAGAGGCAGCGGCAGGACTTTGCTTGGCCGCTGCCTGGCCAGCCAGCTGGGTGCACCGTTCCTCCAACTCAGCGGCTCCACATTGGCCACCAAGTGGCTCGCAGATGGAGAAAAAATAATTAGAGCGTCTTTCCTGGTGGCACGATGCCGACAGCCCTCCGTGCTATTCATCAGCGAAGTGGACATGTTGCTGTCGGCCCACATCAGTGAAGAGAGTCCAATCAATCGGCTCAAGGGGGAGCTGCTTGCCCAGTTGGACTCGCTTCTGATGGGCTCAGGAGAAGACGCGGGCAACCAAGTTTTGGTGGTTTGCTCTACAAGCAGACCGCAGGACATGGACGAAGGGCTGCGGAGGTACTTTTCTCGGAGGGTTCTGGTGCCTCTGCCAGACACCGCAGCCCGACACCAGATCATGAACCAGCTCCTGGCTCAATCTCAGCACAAATACTGCCTGAGCGAGGAGGAGCTGGCGCTGCTGGTCCAGCGCACCGAGGGCTTCTCTGGACTGGACCTGGCCAGATTCTGCCAGGAGGCCCTTGTTAGTCTCCTGCATGTATCTGCACAGGGCATGGACATGACTGGTATGTTGCCCAGGGGACAAGTCAGGCCCCTCACCTACCAGGACTTTGAGAGTGTCTTTTGTAAATTCCAAGTCAGTATATCGCAGAAAGAGATTGACACGTATGCCGAGTGGAACAAAATGTTCGGCTGCAGCCAATGA